A single window of Hyla sarda isolate aHylSar1 chromosome 2, aHylSar1.hap1, whole genome shotgun sequence DNA harbors:
- the LOC130357084 gene encoding putative olfactory receptor 13C6, with protein MENTTFMLTLNFGELTAVKYLYWVIAFIAYTLIVVLNGVVIVTVLQHKSLQEPMYIFISVLCVNGLYGSSSFFPGLLINLLQENPSVSYYGCLTQAFCLHTYGSFELTILASMAYDRYVSICNPLRYNSIMTLSMVLKIVLAAGLYPIILISILVILTARLPLCGTDILKVYCDNWVCIKSTKEVQNKALQTCTPHLITIANFSLDTLCEILLHRFPLTKLTHELKVFISLQILVVSPLLNPVIYGLKMKEMKSKLRELLREKKDIVTQ; from the exons ATGGAAAATACCACATTCATGTTGACGCTCAACTTTGGTGAACTGACTGCAGTAAAATATCTCTATTGGGTCATTGCTTTCATTGCCTATACACTTATCGTGGTTCTCAATGGTGTGGTGATTGTTACCGTGTTGCAGCACAAGAGTCTTCAGGAGCCCATGTACATCTTTATATCGGTGCTTTGCGTGAACGGACTCTACGGCAGCAGCTCCTTCTTTCCCGGTCTTTTAATAAACCTTCTTCAGGAGAACCCATCAGTTTCCTACTATGGCTGCTTGACGCAGGCCTTTTGCCTTCACACCTATGGGTCCTTTGAATTGACGATCTTGGCCTCCATGGCCTATGACCGCTATGTGAGTATTTGTAACCCTCtgagatataacagtataatgacATTGTCCATGGTGCTCAAGATAGTCCTAGCAGCCGGGTTATATCCTATTATACTGATTTCCATCCTTGTAATACTGACAGCTAGACTTCCTCTCTGTGGCACCGACATCCTGAAGGTCTACTGTGATAACTG GGTCTGTATAAAATCCACCAAGGAGGTTCAGAATAAGGCTCTCCAGACCTGCACACCCCATCTGatcaccatagcaaacttctctctAGACACTCTCTGCGAGATCCTTTTACATCGCTTTCCTCTAACCAAGTTAACGCATGAGCTTAAAGTCTTTATTTCGCTGCAGATTCTGGTGGTTTCACCCTTGCTGAATCCTGTCATTTATGGTTTAAAGATGAAGGAGATGAAGTCTAAATTGAGGGAActtttaagagaaaaaaaagacataGTTACACAAtaa